A DNA window from Megalobrama amblycephala isolate DHTTF-2021 linkage group LG11, ASM1881202v1, whole genome shotgun sequence contains the following coding sequences:
- the sf3b6 gene encoding splicing factor 3B subunit 6, with product MAMQAAKRANIRLPPEVNRILYIRNLPYKITAEEMYDIFGKYGPIRQIRVGNTPETRGTAYVVYEDIFDAKNACDHLSGFNVCNRYLVVLYYNANRAFQKMDTKKKEEQLKLLKEKYGINTDPPK from the exons ATGGCGATGCAAGCAGCTAAACGAGCGAAT ATTCGTTTACCTCCAGAGGTGAACAGGATATTGTATATACGTAACCTTCCATATAAGATCACTGCAGAGGAGATGTATGACATCTTTGGAAAGTATGGCCCAATTCGTCAAATCAGAGT TGGGAACACACCAGAGACGAGAGGAACAGCCTATGTTGTATATGAAGATATCTTTGATGCCAAAAATGCCTGTGATCACCTTTCTGGATTCAACGTCTGCAACAGATACTTGGTTGTATTGTACTATAATGCAAACAGG GCTTTCCAAAAAATGGACACAAAGAAAAAGGAGGAGCAGCTGAAGCTTCTCAAAGAGAAGTACGGGATAAACACAGACCCACCGAAATAA